One Ignavibacterium album JCM 16511 genomic region harbors:
- a CDS encoding GIY-YIG nuclease family protein: MYTVYTIYSEKFNKIYIGQTENIERRMIEHNNGLLSVYSKRYRPWELVYTEEYPTRAEAMKREKQLKSQKGREFIWNLIRQKYQQ, encoded by the coding sequence ATGTACACAGTATATACAATCTATTCAGAGAAATTCAACAAGATTTATATAGGTCAAACTGAAAACATTGAGCGCAGAATGATTGAGCACAATAATGGTTTGTTATCAGTTTATTCAAAAAGATATAGACCGTGGGAACTGGTTTATACAGAGGAATATCCGACAAGAGCAGAAGCAATGAAGCGGGAGAAACAGTTAAAATCGCAAAAGGGACGAGAATTCATTTGGAATCTAATTAGACAGAAATATCAACAATAA
- a CDS encoding GIY-YIG nuclease family protein — translation MYTVYTIYSEKFNKIYIGQTENIERRMLEHNNGLLSVYSKRYRPWELVYTEEYPTRAEAMKREKQLKSQKGREFIWKLIKENFGK, via the coding sequence ATGTACACAGTATATACAATCTATTCAGAGAAATTCAACAAGATTTATATAGGTCAAACAGAAAACATTGAAAGAAGGATGTTAGAGCATAATAATGGTTTGTTATCAGTTTATTCAAAAAGATATAGACCGTGGGAACTTGTTTATACTGAGGAATATCCAACAAGAGCAGAAGCTATGAAACGGGAAAAGCAATTAAAATCGCAAAAGGGACGGGAATTTATTTGGAAGTTAATTAAAGAGAATTTTGGTAAATAA
- a CDS encoding response regulator: MEKLKLYIVDDSPYVRKSLVRVFSEIENVEVIEEGANVKSALKFLSENDPDVCLFDYNLPDGTAVDLIKYLGHKSKDVINIVISNFADEQMKKMILRAGANYFFDKANEIDEITDLIIKLASEKK; encoded by the coding sequence ATGGAAAAATTAAAACTATATATTGTAGATGATTCACCTTATGTAAGAAAAAGCCTGGTGCGTGTGTTTAGTGAAATTGAAAATGTTGAAGTAATCGAAGAAGGCGCAAATGTTAAATCGGCACTAAAATTTCTTTCAGAAAATGATCCGGATGTTTGCCTATTCGATTATAATTTACCAGATGGTACTGCTGTGGATTTAATAAAATATTTGGGTCATAAAAGCAAAGATGTTATTAATATTGTAATTTCTAACTTTGCTGATGAACAAATGAAAAAAATGATATTGCGTGCAGGAGCCAATTATTTTTTTGATAAAGCAAATGAAATTGATGAAATAACTGATCTGATAATAAAACTTGCCTCAGAGAAAAAATAA
- a CDS encoding response regulator: MKPLKVYLADDHLLIREGLKKILASEKQFSVVGESGDPDEVLDFINQNEVDILILDLNMPGRSGLDILKHVKNIRPETKVLILSMYSEDQFGERTIKAGASGYITKESASEELLNALHKIAKGGNYVSAAFAEKLLFRKKNIPDKKPHEILSDREFQIMILLAKGKTQVEISNELALSSSTVNTYRSRILEKLNLKSNAEIIRYAIQNNLI, from the coding sequence ATGAAACCATTAAAAGTCTATTTGGCTGATGATCATCTTCTTATCCGTGAAGGACTAAAAAAAATTCTTGCATCAGAAAAACAATTTTCTGTAGTAGGTGAATCCGGTGACCCTGATGAAGTTCTTGATTTCATAAACCAAAATGAAGTTGATATCTTAATACTTGATTTGAATATGCCGGGCAGAAGCGGTTTGGATATTCTTAAACATGTAAAAAACATCAGACCCGAAACAAAAGTTCTGATATTAAGTATGTATTCAGAAGATCAGTTTGGAGAAAGAACAATCAAAGCCGGTGCTTCCGGATATATTACAAAAGAATCTGCTTCAGAAGAATTACTGAATGCACTTCATAAAATTGCTAAAGGTGGAAATTATGTGAGTGCGGCATTTGCAGAGAAATTATTGTTCCGAAAGAAAAATATTCCAGATAAAAAGCCACACGAGATACTTTCTGACCGTGAGTTTCAGATTATGATTTTATTAGCTAAGGGTAAAACTCAGGTTGAAATTTCAAATGAACTTGCCTTAAGTTCAAGTACTGTTAATACCTATCGTTCACGCATACTTGAAAAGCTTAACCTGAAATCGAATGCTGAAATAATCCGATACGCAATTCAAAATAATCTCATCTGA